A single region of the Deltaproteobacteria bacterium genome encodes:
- a CDS encoding M48 family metallopeptidase, whose protein sequence is MNFRNLIFFLAASLSLSCSPSSPSKSGPVPGAESNSIAWFIDTFGLVNHAPLDHYLDNLEDKLAKAAQVANLKFTRKHSGVSSWAVNSWKLLVLDIDSENAFFAGDNVILLTKGLLRNLQNEAELAAIVAHEMSHSLLGHVLQSPRPPDGHTNAPQYYFSIGNEIAADVMSTHILELAAYDISHALTALDIIYRQNQRKPFSENADWVKKRQAMLLKLIATRPQPKYSISNTREFARMKRYLNRFQKVS, encoded by the coding sequence ATGAATTTCCGGAATCTCATTTTTTTTCTCGCAGCATCGCTTTCTCTCTCGTGTAGCCCATCATCGCCATCGAAGTCCGGCCCTGTGCCTGGCGCTGAAAGCAATTCGATAGCCTGGTTTATTGACACTTTTGGCTTGGTAAATCATGCGCCTCTCGACCATTATTTAGACAACCTCGAAGATAAACTAGCTAAAGCTGCTCAAGTAGCTAACCTGAAGTTTACCAGAAAGCACTCAGGCGTTAGTTCTTGGGCCGTTAATTCTTGGAAACTCCTCGTCCTCGATATTGACTCAGAGAACGCATTCTTTGCTGGAGATAATGTCATCTTGCTCACAAAAGGTTTGTTAAGGAATCTGCAAAACGAGGCTGAACTTGCGGCCATAGTAGCTCATGAGATGTCCCACTCTTTACTTGGGCATGTGTTGCAATCTCCGCGCCCACCTGATGGCCATACAAATGCCCCGCAGTATTACTTCTCAATTGGAAACGAAATCGCGGCAGATGTTATGAGCACGCATATTCTCGAGTTAGCCGCCTATGACATAAGCCATGCGCTTACGGCCCTCGATATTATTTATCGCCAAAACCAGAGAAAACCGTTCAGTGAAAATGCAGACTGGGTAAAAAAAAGACAAGCTATGCTGCTAAAGCTAATAGCTACTCGCCCGCAACCCAAATATTCAATCAGCAACACTAGAGAATTTGCAAGAATGAAGCGCTACCTAAACCGTTTCCAAAAAGTAAGTTAA
- a CDS encoding ComEC/Rec2 family competence protein → MRFRKFICNCFRATCRFANNDSVEIVMLLALIMLSQLRVIVGREVSFLLICGLGMLCFCFAALSLRQGFSVTSINKCLCRLLFCAALAAAVSLLAINVLPTEAAILKLRAIAIDQDSHFSRSRSSLLKGKVVGSLERARVGELRVTVYSEEIGGKVLLTSSDLPWSPLADLIAGDKIAVRAKLSPVVTQGESRPPIFSYRGFLYRRGIVAQGAVERVVATSKIEDSARKRLVTKLIERLIAEMGPSDSLDVLLALTVGERAVVAYEVEQLFRDTGTSHILVVSGFHVGMIYMLIFVCIKWLVGRIPVLLLFMRAELLAAVVGYFATWFYALVVGLSPTVVRSMSAISLVVLGLALGRSRQAIRSLLVAFLVVAFVWPAAFLDVGCQLTFFAIFGLLWSSDICDRIKAKCLSVKGSKLSLFLIANCVTCFCAWYCTAPIVLLWFNSIVPMGPLINVIAVPMFSVAIIVGIVAIVAFGLALPFSDLLIRIVLRLVDYLLVMLAELDSVAKSARVGVIALAPATSQVIAVLFVLGFLLYVTIVSIAAKNESEHSVWPY, encoded by the coding sequence ATGAGATTCCGGAAATTCATATGTAATTGTTTTCGAGCCACCTGTCGTTTTGCCAATAACGATAGCGTAGAAATAGTGATGTTGCTAGCGCTTATTATGCTTAGTCAGCTTAGGGTTATTGTCGGACGAGAAGTATCATTTCTGCTCATATGCGGCTTAGGTATGTTGTGTTTTTGTTTTGCGGCATTGTCCTTAAGACAAGGATTCTCCGTTACGTCCATTAATAAGTGCCTTTGTCGCCTGCTGTTCTGCGCTGCCTTAGCAGCAGCCGTTTCCTTGTTAGCAATTAATGTCTTGCCTACTGAAGCTGCTATCCTCAAATTGAGAGCTATTGCGATAGATCAAGATTCTCATTTTAGCAGGAGCAGGAGCTCGCTGCTAAAAGGCAAAGTGGTTGGCTCTCTGGAACGCGCAAGAGTAGGGGAGCTAAGAGTAACGGTGTATTCCGAGGAGATAGGGGGAAAAGTTTTGCTCACATCCTCAGATTTGCCGTGGTCGCCGCTTGCTGACTTAATAGCGGGCGATAAAATAGCGGTGCGTGCAAAACTATCTCCCGTCGTAACTCAGGGAGAAAGCCGTCCTCCTATCTTTTCTTATCGTGGGTTCTTGTATAGAAGGGGAATAGTCGCGCAGGGTGCCGTAGAGCGAGTAGTGGCAACGAGCAAAATAGAGGATAGTGCGCGAAAGCGCCTCGTTACCAAGCTAATTGAGCGGCTAATCGCAGAAATGGGGCCGAGTGACTCTTTAGATGTTTTACTGGCGCTTACAGTTGGCGAGCGGGCAGTGGTTGCGTATGAAGTGGAGCAACTTTTTAGAGATACTGGGACTTCGCATATTTTGGTGGTATCTGGCTTCCACGTAGGGATGATTTACATGCTCATATTTGTTTGTATAAAATGGCTCGTTGGGCGAATCCCCGTATTGCTTTTGTTCATGCGTGCCGAGTTGCTGGCAGCTGTTGTAGGCTATTTTGCCACTTGGTTTTACGCACTGGTGGTGGGGCTGTCGCCAACGGTGGTTAGATCCATGTCGGCTATTTCTCTGGTGGTGCTTGGCTTAGCTCTTGGGCGGAGTCGTCAAGCGATAAGAAGCCTGCTGGTGGCCTTTCTCGTGGTAGCTTTTGTTTGGCCAGCGGCATTTTTGGATGTTGGCTGTCAATTGACTTTTTTTGCGATATTTGGATTGCTATGGAGCAGCGATATTTGTGATCGCATAAAGGCAAAATGCCTTAGCGTTAAAGGGAGCAAGTTGTCATTATTTTTAATTGCCAACTGTGTTACCTGCTTTTGTGCCTGGTATTGCACCGCGCCAATAGTGCTATTGTGGTTCAATTCCATCGTTCCCATGGGGCCGCTCATAAATGTCATAGCAGTTCCTATGTTTAGCGTTGCCATTATTGTGGGAATTGTGGCTATAGTTGCCTTTGGGCTAGCGTTGCCATTTTCCGACTTGCTAATTCGAATAGTCCTAAGGCTCGTGGACTATTTGCTTGTGATGCTTGCAGAGCTAGATAGTGTCGCGAAGAGCGCAAGAGTGGGTGTCATAGCCTTGGCGCCAGCCACAAGTCAAGTAATAGCAGTATTGTTTGTGCTAGGATTTCTTTTATATGTGACTATTGTCTCAATAGCTGCCAAGAACGAAAGCGAACACTCAGTGTGGCCTTACTAG
- a CDS encoding DUF4845 domain-containing protein codes for MQKIKASTAKVKLSSNGGIGRLSILLIILLVVSSVYVGNQVIPFYYYYHEISGLMENQAAKASIFSDEQIRKTLMKQIKKLELPIGEEEDLKINRFDGKILIELEYEEVLYLDLGEDRVYDLYVFKFNPRVQRSY; via the coding sequence ATGCAAAAAATAAAAGCGAGTACAGCAAAGGTAAAGTTGTCATCGAACGGCGGAATTGGTCGCTTGTCCATACTGCTTATAATTCTTCTAGTCGTTTCTAGCGTATACGTTGGCAATCAGGTTATACCGTTTTATTACTATTATCATGAGATTTCTGGCTTGATGGAGAATCAGGCGGCGAAGGCCAGTATTTTTAGTGATGAGCAGATTAGAAAAACGCTCATGAAGCAAATTAAGAAGCTCGAGTTACCTATCGGGGAGGAAGAAGATTTAAAGATAAACAGGTTTGATGGCAAGATTTTAATTGAACTCGAGTATGAGGAAGTTCTTTATCTCGATTTAGGCGAGGATAGAGTTTACGACTTATACGTCTTTAAGTTTAATCCACGAGTTCAACGGAGTTATTAA